GACATCGTCAGACACAATATATTTAACGTTCAAATCCTCTCATTTTATATCAGACTTTGAGAGGAAAGAAGTGCATACGGTGCGCATGCAACACAATAAATATGTATTACAGTCAGAACGGGGACATTGCTAGAAGAAAATACATTCGTTTCTTAAGCTTATTGTGATATCTTTGTTTAATCGtttaatcgaattttttttatcaactcagtgacgaaacgTAAAACTTTCGCTGGCCCTTTTCAGAAAAACATTGTATGCACCTCTGTGATAAATGCCTTTTTAGggacacgatgtgtattatcaCAAGTGACAATGtggcctcgagtgacaatcttcACATCAAGTGcttaaaaaagcatttatcactcggttgcataatagttatttatgacatcgagtgcgaatTACTTTACCAGGCTCTAAGTGTGTATTAagccacagaggcatctaaagtttgcaaattttgcatattatgatgctgagtggcgTGGGAAATAAGCGACGAGGACGCTGACTAGACTGAAAGTATTTAGTGAATGTCGTGCCAAATCAAGTACTTCAAAGTCTGAGAAACACAAGTAGATCTTGGATAGggatttatgaaatttgttagAATAAACGTTCCTAACTGAGTTTTTCTAGGTGCACGTGTAGCGCAAGTAGCTTGTAGCTCAAGTCTTCGTTCAACTTATTTCAGGGACCCAAATGGTTGCATTGTGGTTtgcaatataaaatgaaattaaatttcggtttttatggatgtcaaatttattttttgcttaAAAGAATATCTAAGTGTGGCCCACACATGCTATATAATATCAAGGAGAAATCAATCTACGTTCAACACTTTACACTTTAAAATCTTCTTCAGACATTATTAAATGAAACGATACTAATTATAGCCACATGACTAATTTAACATGTTTTTGCGCTTTTTAGACCAGGCACTGAATTAGGTTTAACTCGACtcgaatgaaacaaaatagtagattacgtctaTGTTTGGAACGTTTCATTTTGGCATGTGTAACAGTTCTCGCGGGAGGCGAAGAATGCAACCACACATGGCAAAATTCAAAGTTTCtaacaattacgtaagttaTTTTCCTCACAAGGCCTTcgggaaatgagttttaacggtcatgtcaatgaagtaataacTCATTTCCGGGAGGAAGTAAgtaaaaatcttttgtttttgacTCGGAAATTCGTTTAATATGTGAAAGGCTTAAATTTGGACGATAGGCTTGCTGATTTCTTCAGCCGGTCACTATGTAGTAGACAAACCATCTTATCGGTGAAATTCAATCATCTCATTCCAAATTGACTACGATCGAGTATCGTTTTCAAgtcttcaaattgaatttagtgcagaaatttcgttcttgatctcaaaattgttgtcgtaatatttttataaacgAAAACTAATATGCcaataaatttgtcaaaacATCTGGTGGTCTTTCAGGCGTTAAGTCATTTCTAGCAGATACTAAATCAATTTAACCaaaatagtttcaaatttttttcgttcgcgCATAAAAACTACAGACAAGAAAAACACATACAGTCTGTGTTATGATAAACGATACTTGTGGGAATACaattcaaaagtttatttGGTGACACCATACACATTCTGGTGTAATATCAAAATCGCAAATCaacttcattaaattcaaaacaaaaattaatgtagAGCAACATGTATATGAATGTTGTGCTCCACACACATTCTTCTATCATCTAAAAATAATTACGGAGCGAGAGCTccatttattaaattatctttTAATACCACAATGATAATTTCACAAAACGCGCTCTTCAGAACAATATGTTAGGGATAGGATTTGTATGCTATTTGTATGTAAGATTATTGGCTGTTCTTATACCTTTTCGGTTTGATTAATAATTACACGAAAATCGACATAGATAGGTGAGTAAGCAGATCACTGAGTATTAACTCAGCAGGAGTCAAATTGCTTTCGTGATAAGATCACTTCAACGAACTACCTATTAGAAAAATGGACCAAACGTACCAACGAGTagcaaaatgttatttgttcTGCAAGGTCTACCAGGAATTCGCTCGCTGGTCATATCTCAATTACTAAATCATTTTTCAGTAGATATATGAAAGCCAGTAAAGCTGGGCTTAAAATAACCGGAAAGTCGATAATTTCCCGAACCTGGACTCcagttaatttttaattcaatttttcgcaGGGACATCTTTAGGAAAAACCCTTTCCATtactttcttcaattttccctaattttactagatttttccgtattttccttaaatttcCTTTGAAggtttttgggaaaatgtagaACAATATAGGAcaattctggaaaatgtaGTAAAAAAGGATTAGGTTTCCCAGAATCAGGCCCTGGTCTTTCGAGTCTTATATGtgaaaaccataaaaataatttgttctaACTGGATCTTAAGCTGTAGCCATACTTACGCTATTTTACGCCTCTCAAATTACTTTACCGCAATGTAAAGTGAAATGACTTTTTCATTGCTCGGTCGTAAAACGACGCTCTTTCTTGCTGCGTTTCGTCTTTTAGTCCTTTTGAATTTACTAGTTTTCCTCTAACTTGTAAGAATAACATATTTACTGCAAAACTTTCATAGATAAAGTTACCATCTACCATCtaaatattgaatgtaaaatcttgtacttcatcaAGTTCATCATAAATGTTGCTATAGTTAAGTATAGCTAAGTTTCAGGATAACACTTCGCGAAATTACTATGTGGTCCCATGCTATATagattttcgtataattctGTTACATTTCTAGTACAATTCGCGATAAAATTACCTGTGTCAAAGCTCTATTTACCtatgaaccaacttcactgctatgacATTTCACGAATATTGCCTATAGCGAAGTTATGTCACCACAAAATAGAActcaaagaatgaagtactgaaaaatATTGTGGTGTTTTTATAGACTAACGGAGGTTTCCTATTGTCGTGTCTCTACAATATTTTGCCTTAATTTGTCTAATGAAGCAAACGAATTTCTATTCAAACTCCGATCCCGGttcaactaatttttatttgctgaCAACGATTGCGTCTATTGCTATCGCATTGAAAACTAACTTAATTAATTTAAGTGTATGAGAACAACTGGGGCGACCCGTCACACACTTTTGTCGAGGAGGTATAAAACTAACTCCGAGCTCGTTCATGTTGGTTTCAGTGAACCAATTGTTTCCTTGAATTCTTACTGGATTcggatttgaaatttatttgaaccgAATGAGTAAATTAGAGGCCTCTCTGTAGAAGTAATTATCCAGCATAAAACTGTACATTCGTACAATGAAACTAAGTCAACTATTCATTCACGTCTAGgtgcacaaaaattaaaaatacgtCCACTTGAGCATTCGGCGATTCAAATTcagataaattaattgaaacgtTTTCCGTCTCATTCGCGCATGTTGTTCAAAAAGCATTTTTtggattgaatttttttttcattcgaaacGTTTCAGAAAGATTATTTAACAACGGTAGTACGATGGGTGCGGATCAATCAACTTTCGATCAGCCGATCTATCCACAATCGCAACCGATTTGCGCCACTGAACCTCGATTTTGTTTGCCACACAATGTTCAGCTACATCTAAAAGAAAAGTTCTTCTCCTTTTCCGGAGATGACTTCAAAATTACGGACGCCAACAACAAGGCAATTATATACTTCCAGTGCGAAGGACGCTCGTTTTCGTTAAGTGAAAAGAAAGTTTTGAGAGACAATGTGGGTGTACCTGTGCTGAAcatgaaagaaaaaatgtttaggtAAATGTGCCCTTTACATACGAATTCtaagttgataaaaaaatgttttttttttgcttacagCATATCAGACAAATTTAACATATTTGCCGGTGAAGGAAGCGAAAGACAGATCTGCAAATTTAGATCACAAATAACGTTTTTGAAAGCTAAACTGTCGACAGTATTTCCCGATGTATTGACCAAAGCCCAACGTCATTTGGTGTTGAAAGGTGACTGGAGGAGTAAGCGATGCCTAATTTATTTGGGCGAACCGAAACAGGGTGGCATTCCGTTGGCACGAATTTACCGGCCACTGACTCAGCGTTCACTGTTCTTGGGCGTGGATGACTACATTATCGAAATTGCAGCCAATGTGGACATTGCCATGTGTGTTATCATGTGCATTGCTTTAGACGAACACAGTCGTGAAAGATAAGTAATATTTGCTGGAAGGTACACTGTAGTGtgccaaaaagttttttgtctCAAAATATTGCAGGAAGTGTGCTGTTTGCTACCAAAGAAcggaattttttgttgcaaataaatctttttttataaattttcaatgtgcCTTTCGATTACAATTCGGTCCTAATGTTCTTCTAATGCAACTTTTTCATGAACATGTCAAAAGAGCGAAATCAGTGCATTACCATAGCAGTCTAGCTCCAAGCAGGAACACTTGAGATGTCAAAGAACCGCAGAACTTAATGACATACTTTCAGCCGAGacattcttttcaaatttatatttttttaccatgaagACATGAtgactcaattttttgtaattgtacaaaaatgaaGGTCATGTCGTCTTctacattttttacatttgcatcacggtaaaaaatgattgagattgatgcaactcagcattatagtgtaaaaaaatttgcaaacttcagttgcataaatcgttgtTTGAATCTCGGTGCGAAGTACTTTGTTAGGCTCACGATAATAAAtactaataaagtactttgaaATCGAAGACTGGCTCGGTCgaaaaatatgtcactaagcTCTTTATGGGTCTTTGTATTctattttacacatttgcgTGTGAACGTGCGTTATACTACTCTATTCTATTAGTCTACTTTCATTACAGAAGACTCcaaattgaataaatgtttcgtGCTTGGAAGAAAGTGCTATGGTCCTATACAACAATAGAAAAGGAAACGATTTTGCGGTCATATTCTCATGGCTCGTTGTTGAAAGTGTGTAAAAACATATGTAACCAAAAGAGAACTGCTAAAAAAGCCGCTCGAGAAGAGCTAAACATTTGCggttacaaaaattatttattcgattttgctGAAACTATAAAACTATAAATATACTACAAAGTGTTCCGAAGTTAGTATGACTGCACAAAGAAAATCGGAAATGAAATATCTCATTGAACAGACACATTGAGCACACAAATGTCGATGTTGTCTGCTGTTCACAAAAAGAATACCAATGCTATAACACAAATCAAGAATGTAAATTCCAATATTGTTTGGTTAAGCAGGTCTTGTATActgtaaacattttgaaaGAATGGATACTAATTCAAGTCAATCGGTTATTAATGTAAAATGGATTGTTACTCATGTAATTGACGGCGGTCTTTCTCCAGTGTGAGAAATAtcggtttttcattttctctataaaaacaaacaaggAAGACTCTCGAGAAGCTGGTTGAGCCAAGTGTGTCGGTTTAGGAAACGTATGGTTAAGAAATGTGATAGAAAAAGATGCAAATGACACCTAAGGAAAGAAACGTTTCGTTACAGGCCAAAAAAAGTGTTTCGGTCTCAGCTTTGGtactttctgtgaaaagaACAGAAAACTTTACTGAAGGGAATCGCTTCATTATGGCTTCTATCCAGCTTGTGAATTACTTTATAAACCTACGCTCAACCGAATTCTTTGGTACCACCTGTCCTGTCAGGAATTTAGACGAATTCTTCCTGCATTGCAGTGCCACTTGTCTGATTTTCCTTGAAATAAGAGATTTCGATTTGGGACTTGTGTCCCGTGAAACAGcctaattttattgaatacgAGGTTTACCATTGCTTAGTAATGGTTTACCATTACAATCTTGTTACAATCTCATTTAGGCAAGGCGTTACATTTTGAATCTTTTGCGTCTTCCTATtcttttcgaataaatttcatttcatagtAACACTAGAGCTCGtacaaaaattcgttttcagTGACTGACGTTAACTTTTGTAAAACACTATCTGCagaggtttctccaagtgggataatctatcacccacaaa
Above is a genomic segment from Bradysia coprophila strain Holo2 unplaced genomic scaffold, BU_Bcop_v1 contig_24, whole genome shotgun sequence containing:
- the LOC119078000 gene encoding protein LURP-one-related 9-like, translated to MGADQSTFDQPIYPQSQPICATEPRFCLPHNVQLHLKEKFFSFSGDDFKITDANNKAIIYFQCEGRSFSLSEKKVLRDNVGVPVLNMKEKMFSISDKFNIFAGEGSERQICKFRSQITFLKAKLSTVFPDVLTKAQRHLVLKGDWRSKRCLIYLGEPKQGGIPLARIYRPLTQRSLFLGVDDYIIEIAANVDIAMCVIMCIALDEHSRER